GGGCGCCTCCGACAAGCTGCAGCAAACCGTGAACTACGAAGTGCTCTACCGCTTAGTGGCCGAAGAAATGCGGGCCCCGGCCCGGCTGCTGGAACACGTGGCCCACCGCGTGCTCGACCGCATCATGGCCGAGCTGCCGCACGTGCGCAAAGTGAAGGTGAGCGTGAGCAAGTTTAACCCGCCGTTGGGGGGGATTTGCCACCGCGCCCGCGTGACGTTGGCCAAGCGGCGCTCCGCAACAGGCGTTGCCGAATAGTGGAACCCCGCGTCGCTCGTTCGTTTTTTAATTCTGGAAGATAAAATTTAATACCTTGTCTAACAAGGTATTAAATTAAAATTGGGTGGTTGTACGAATTATTTCGTAGTATTTGTTTGCAACTACGAAGCTATTCGTAACACCTTTGCTTTGTACTACGAAATAATTCGTAGTGCTCTCACGTTTCAAGAGCATGAGCAAAGCACCGCCCCCCAAACCTACGGATTCCGAACTGGAAATCCTGCACGTGCTCTGGCAGCACGGACCCGCCACCGTGCGGGCCATCAACGACAGCCTCAGCCAGCGCCGCCAGGCGGAAGTGGGCTACACCACCACGCTCAAAATCCTGCAGCTGATGCTGGAAAAGGGGCTGGTGCGGCGCGACGACGCCGACCGCAGCCACGTGTACCGGGCCGCGGTGCGCGAACAGGAAACCCAGGGCCTGCTCCTCGACAAATTCGTGGACGCCACCTTCGGCGGCTCGGCCCTGAAGCTGGTGATGCAGGCCCTGGGCAGCCGCCAGACTTCGGCCGACGAACTGGCCCAGATTCGCCGCTTGCTGAACGACATTGAAATCCAAAATTCCACCCCTAACCCCGACGACGATGACCGCGCTTGAGAATTTCGTTTCGCCCGCGCTGACGCGGGCGCTGGGCTGGACGCTGCTGCACTCGCTGTGGCAGGGGGCACTGGTGGCGGCCGTACTGGCCGGCGCGCTCCTGCTGCTGCGCCGCCAGCGGGCCGAGGTGCGCTACGCGGCCTCGGCAGGAGCGTTGGGCATGATGGTGGCGCTGGCTGGCATCACGTTTGGGCTGTATTTCCAGGCCGGTTCGGCGAAAAGTGAAAAGGACTGGCCCGCTGCCGTCAAGGTTTCGCAGTTGCCCTTGCGGCAGGCGGAAGCTCCGACCCGGGTAAGCGCCGCCGCTGCCCCGATATCGATTCTGGAGGCCGGCGGCGCCCGTGGCACGGCGCTAGTTGCTGCCCCGCTGGCGGCCGCAGGTGTGGCCCCGGCGGTTTCGGCGAATTGGCTGGTGGCCGGCCTGCGCTATTTCGACAAGCACCTGCCGCTGCTGGTGCTGGGCTGGCTGCTGGGCCTGCTGGCCATGAGCCTGCGCATGCTGGGCGGCCTACTGTATGTGCAGCGCCTGAAGCGCTACCGGGTGCGGGCCGTGAGCGCGGCCTGGCACGAGCGGCTGGCCGCCATTTCGGCCCGTAGCGGCCTGCGGCGGCCGGTGGCGCTGCTGGAGTCGGCGCTGGTGCAGGTGCCGCTGGTGGTGGGCCACGTACGCCCCGTGATACTGCTGCCGCTGGGTGCGGTGGCGGGCCTGTCGGTGGCACATCTGGAGGCCATTCTGGCCCATGAGCTGGCGCACGTGCTGCGCCGCGACTACCTCGTGAACCTGCTGCAAACGGTGGCCGAAGCGTTGTTTTTCTACCATCCGGCGGTGTGGTTTATGGGTAGGTGCGTGCGCACCGAGCGCGAAAACTGCTGCGACGACACGGCCACGGCCCTGTGCGGCGGCGACTCCCTGCGGCTGGCCCGCGCCCTCACGGCCCTGGCCGAATGGAGCCAGAGCGCCGTGGTGCCCACCGCGCCGCGCTTGGCGCTGGCGGCCATGGGCAGCCGGGGCGCCCTGCTGAACCGGGTGCGTCGCCTGGTGCAGCGCCGCCCGGCTGCGCCCACGCTGGCCGAGGGCTTCATGGCCGGGGCGCTGGTGCTGGGTGGCCTGGGGCTGCTGGGCGGCAGCGTGGCCCTGGCCGGCCCGTTGGCCCGGCCCGTCGCTTCGGCCGCCGATTGGCAGACCGGACCCGTCTCGCCCCAAACTGCCGCCGACACCACCAAGCGCGTGAAGAACACTGCTACCACGACAACGACCACCACAGCTACCGTCAACCAGTCAACTGAGGATGGCCGCGAAATCACCGTGACCCAGAACGTCGACGCTTCCGACCAGGACCGGCCGCGGCGCCGCGCCAGCCGCAGCCCGCAGTCCTTCGCCCCGCTGCCGTACGTTGGCAATCCCGGCACGGTGGTCATCACCAAAGACAAAAAGGGCCGGGTGACCGACCTCGTGGTGAACGGCCAGCGCATCGAAACCGAAACCGGCAAGAGCAAGCTCAAAATCAAGGCCAAGAAGGACCGCGACGACCAGGACCAGCTGGTGCAGATTGTGTCGATGCCGTCGGCACCCGACGCGCGGGCCTTTGCGTACCGCAGCGACGCCGATGCCCAGCGGCAGCTGTTCGAGCGCAGCGCCGGGGCCGGCCAAACCTTTCGGTACCAGATGCAGGAACTGGAGCCCCTGCGCAACCAGTCGTTTCAGCCGCTGACGCTGAATGGCAACCGGAGCTTCCAGCGGTTGAAGCTGGCCCCCGGCGGCTCGCTGAGCCGCAGCTACCGCCTGCAGCCGGGCACGGCGCTGGGCCCGCTGCAGGATGGCGACGGCCAGCGCGAAGCCCTGCGCAGCGCCGAGCGCGCCCTGCGCGATGCCAGCACCGCCAAGGGCCTGAGCGCCGAGCAGCGCAAGCGCATCAACCAGAGCCTGAGCAAGGTGCAGGCCCAGCTCCGGCAGCTCGACGAGGCTTCTTCGACCCGACGCCTGCGCCTGAGCGGGGCCGACGACCAGGAGCTGGCCCAGCAGCTGCGTGACCGTGAGCAGGAGCTGCAAGACCAGCAAATGGCCCTGGTGGAC
This DNA window, taken from Hymenobacter sp. 5317J-9, encodes the following:
- the folB gene encoding dihydroneopterin aldolase; protein product: MGQIALEGMEFFAFHGYYDEEQKIGNKYGVDLYISTDLLAAGASDKLQQTVNYEVLYRLVAEEMRAPARLLEHVAHRVLDRIMAELPHVRKVKVSVSKFNPPLGGICHRARVTLAKRRSATGVAE
- a CDS encoding BlaI/MecI/CopY family transcriptional regulator gives rise to the protein MSKAPPPKPTDSELEILHVLWQHGPATVRAINDSLSQRRQAEVGYTTTLKILQLMLEKGLVRRDDADRSHVYRAAVREQETQGLLLDKFVDATFGGSALKLVMQALGSRQTSADELAQIRRLLNDIEIQNSTPNPDDDDRA
- a CDS encoding M56 family metallopeptidase, whose translation is MTALENFVSPALTRALGWTLLHSLWQGALVAAVLAGALLLLRRQRAEVRYAASAGALGMMVALAGITFGLYFQAGSAKSEKDWPAAVKVSQLPLRQAEAPTRVSAAAAPISILEAGGARGTALVAAPLAAAGVAPAVSANWLVAGLRYFDKHLPLLVLGWLLGLLAMSLRMLGGLLYVQRLKRYRVRAVSAAWHERLAAISARSGLRRPVALLESALVQVPLVVGHVRPVILLPLGAVAGLSVAHLEAILAHELAHVLRRDYLVNLLQTVAEALFFYHPAVWFMGRCVRTERENCCDDTATALCGGDSLRLARALTALAEWSQSAVVPTAPRLALAAMGSRGALLNRVRRLVQRRPAAPTLAEGFMAGALVLGGLGLLGGSVALAGPLARPVASAADWQTGPVSPQTAADTTKRVKNTATTTTTTTATVNQSTEDGREITVTQNVDASDQDRPRRRASRSPQSFAPLPYVGNPGTVVITKDKKGRVTDLVVNGQRIETETGKSKLKIKAKKDRDDQDQLVQIVSMPSAPDARAFAYRSDADAQRQLFERSAGAGQTFRYQMQELEPLRNQSFQPLTLNGNRSFQRLKLAPGGSLSRSYRLQPGTALGPLQDGDGQREALRSAERALRDASTAKGLSAEQRKRINQSLSKVQAQLRQLDEASSTRRLRLSGADDQELAQQLRDREQELQDQQMALVDRQREKHDRQQEILDRQEDERVRREEVRERIWEEKRERADREREQADRRREQDDALVDQLLKDGLIKDKDNFQLRLTASSLTVNGKEQPQKVFQKYLKLYEATHPGRKMGPTGSMTINRNGSQSTFRDSDGSRAPRPPRPPRAPQAPGAMMAPPAPMAPPAPMSPPPPPAPPRVDSEALRSELRKDGLIGADDKSFQLQLNAAGLTVNGKAQSAEAAAKYRKLLGHEKGTYNMTFSND